The DNA region cagcgctcttaacctctgagccatctcttactGTCTGGTCCTGTACTCCATTTCTCCGGTTTCCAGACTTTGCCCTTCCTTTTACCTGATTCTAAATACCAGCCTTGTGTCCCATGAGTGTGGGGACAAGGCCACTGGAGGCGAACGGCCAGGTGTTCACTCTCAGCAGCATCACCGACCTTCgcatcctcttctcttctctcagccATCTCGGTCCAGAGCTCCCAGCGGGGAGGCTGGACTTGGACCTCCTCTGCCTCAGTGCTTCATCACCCCCACCCACTGCATGTGGCTCTTGGAGAAAGCCGGCTATAGGGTGAGGACCGCTGAGGTCCCCAAGCGCCGGGCCCCGGGCTCGCCTTCGACCTGCAACCCTAACGTCCTCACCCCCGATCGCATCCCGCAGTTCTTCATCCCGCCTCGGCTCCGGGACCCCAGCGGCACCGAAGCCAGGGTGGACCGCAACCTGGGCTGCCGGAACCTCCCGGTCGCCTGCTCCCTGCCGCACCTGGCGGGCCGCGAGGGCTGGGCCTTCCTGCCGGAGAGCCCGCACACGCGCCGCCGCGAGTCCCTGTTCCACGCGCCGCGCGGCCCAGCTGCTGGCCTGGCCCCCGCGCCCTCGCGGCTGCACGTCTCGGCCCCGGACCTCCGCCTCTGCCGGGCGCCAGATAGCGACACGGCCTCGTCGCCGGACTCCTCGCCCTGCGGCTCCCCGCGCTCGCCTAGGCCCTGCTTTCTGCCCCCCGACGAGGCCAGCTCGGCGGACACCAGCCCGTACGCGCCGCGCCGCGCGCCGCCGCTCTTCCACCTGGACTTCCTCTGCTGCCAGCTGCGGCCGACCAAGGACAGTGTGCTGCGCCTGGGGCCCCGCGGGGGGCGGCTGCGCCTGTCCACCGAATACCAGGCCGGGCCCGGGCGGCTGAGGCTGCGCCTGGTGAGCGCCGAGGACCTGCCTCGGCCGCGAGCCCGGCCCGGGAGCGGCGGGGGCGGCTGCTGCGTGGTGTTGCAGCTGCAGCCGCGCGTGAGGCCGCGAGCTCAGCGGAGTCGGGTGGTCCAGGGCAGCTCCAACCCCATCTTCAACGAAGACTTCTTCTTCGAAGGGCTGGGCCCTCCAGACCTGGCCGCCCGCAGTCTGAGGGCCAAGGTGCTGGACAGGGGCGCGGGGCTGCGCAGAGACGTGCTGCTGGGGGAGTGTGAGACGCCCCTGGTCGCCCTGCTGCCCCCCCTGGCTGGAGGTCTAGGCTCAGGGTCCTCCGTGGCACCTGTGCATCTTAGCCTATAGACTGTGTGGACCACAGCTTCCTCGGGGAAATTTCCACTGGGTCTGCGGGTCTCATTCTCGCCATCTGCCCAGcgtgtatttatttttgttaataaaaaacAGTGTCTCTAGCCTCATGCTCTCCAGTGGGCACCAGAAACTCTAGGCTTTACAGCAACTCTTTTCCCGCCCAGCCCACGCTCACCTGAGCAGGAGCAGACTTTAGGCAGGGTTCAAGCCCTAGAAGGGCTTGTTAAATATGCAGAGCCTAGGGTTCATCCTCAAGAGATGTTGCTTCAAAAAGGCCAGGCTGAATAGGCCCTAGGGTCCTGTCTTATTTTCAagtccattgctgtgataaactacccctcacccacccccccaaaaagcGACTTTtatggagaaagagtttatttggctttcaaaTCCAGGTGATAGTCCGTCTTTATGGAGAAGTCATAGCCAGGGCTTGAAGCAGCTAgccacatccacagtcaggaacagAAAGagcgagctggagagatggttcagtggtcaagTGCACTgttgctctcccaaaggacctaagttcagttcccaacacccacatcagcaagctcacaactgcctgtgagaTTCCAGTtacaagggatccaatgccctcttctggcttctgaaggccagatgtgcatacatatacataaataaacacacatacatataaaaaaataataataaaaacaccaggTGATGGGGgatcacacttttaatcccagcactccagaagcggaggcaggtggatttctgtgagtttgaggcc from Acomys russatus chromosome 15, mAcoRus1.1, whole genome shotgun sequence includes:
- the C2cd4d gene encoding C2 calcium-dependent domain-containing protein 4D, whose product is MWLLEKAGYRVRTAEVPKRRAPGSPSTCNPNVLTPDRIPQFFIPPRLRDPSGTEARVDRNLGCRNLPVACSLPHLAGREGWAFLPESPHTRRRESLFHAPRGPAAGLAPAPSRLHVSAPDLRLCRAPDSDTASSPDSSPCGSPRSPRPCFLPPDEASSADTSPYAPRRAPPLFHLDFLCCQLRPTKDSVLRLGPRGGRLRLSTEYQAGPGRLRLRLVSAEDLPRPRARPGSGGGGCCVVLQLQPRVRPRAQRSRVVQGSSNPIFNEDFFFEGLGPPDLAARSLRAKVLDRGAGLRRDVLLGECETPLVALLPPLAGGLGSGSSVAPVHLSL